CAAGCAATCGGTAAAACCGCCAGTGGACTGACCAAGGTCAATACACTTTTTATTTTCTACTTCAATATGGGTATGTTCCAGAGCATGGTGTAGTTTGAGTCCACCTCGGGAAACGAAATTGGGGCCATCGCAGGGAATCAATTCCAGCGTCATGAAGGGCTCAATCCGCTGCGATGCTTTTTTAACAACAACAGGCAGGGTATTCACACCGTTGCGAAGCAGTACCTTGCCTTGTTCGATCAAAGTTTGTGCCTGTGCCCTTGATGGGCACAGGCCTTTGTCAACCAGGGCCAGGTCTGCGCGCAAGGTGCTAATCTGTCCTGATTAATAGCGGTAATGGTCAGGCTTGTAAGGGCCGACTTGTTTCACACCAATGTAGCTGGCTTGATCGGGGCTCAGTTCGGTCAACTGGGCACCAATTTTTTCCAGATGCAAGCGTGCCACTTTTTCGTCCAGGTGCTTGGGCAATACATACACGCCCACTGGATAGTTCTCGATGTGCTGCCACAATTCAATCTGTGCAATTGTCTGGTTTGCAAAGCTTGAAGACATCACGAAAGAGGGGTGGCCTGTGCCACAACCCAAGTTCACCAGGCGGCCTTCAGCCAACATGATGATGCGCTTGCCATCCGGGAAAATGATGTGGTCAACTTGCGGCTTGATATTTTCCCACTGGTACTTCTTCACGCTGGCAATGTCGATTTCGTTGTCGAAGTGACCAATGTTACAAACAATCGACTGGTCCTTCATCTTGACCATGTGATCGTGGGTAATGATGTCCTTGTTGCCAGTGGCGGTTACGAAAATATCTGCCTTGTCGGCAGCGTAATCCATGGTCACAACACGATAGCCTTCCATTGCAGCCTGCAATGCGCAAATCGGGTCAATTTCAGTAACCCAAACCTGAGCAGACAATGCACGCAAAGCCTGTGCAGAACCTTTGCCCACGTCACCGTAACCTGCAACAACAGCCACTTTGCCTGCAATCATCACATCGGTTGCGCGCTTGATACCGTCCACCAGTGATTCACGGCAACCATACAGGTTGTCGAACTTCGACTTGGTTACAGAATCATTCACGTTGATGGCTGGGAAGGCCAGCTCGCCTTTCTTGTGCATTTCGTACAGACGGTGCACACCAGTTGTTGTTTCTTCCGTTACACCCTTGATTTCTTTCAGGCGCTTGGAATACCAGGTTGGGTCTGTCTTCAATGTCTTTTTAATGGACTCAAACAGGCAAATTTCTTCTTCACTGCCGGGGTTGTTCAACACGCTGAGGTCTTTCTCAGCCTTGGTGCCCAGGTGCAGCAACATGGTGGCATCGCCGCCATCGTCCAGAATCATGTTGGAATAGCCACCGTCTGCCCATTCGAAAATGCGGTGTGTGAAATTCCAGTAGTCAGTCAGTGATTCGCCCTTGAACGCAAACACAGGAATGCCTGCTGCTGCAATCGCGGCGGCTGCATGGTCTTGTGTAGAGTAAATGTTGCAAGAGGCCCAACGCACTTCTGCGCCCAGTGCTGCCAATGTTTCAATCAGCACGGCTGTTTGAATGGTCATGTGCAGTGAA
The nucleotide sequence above comes from Limnobacter thiooxidans. Encoded proteins:
- the ahcY gene encoding adenosylhomocysteinase, translating into MNAIAKPITANGDNDFFVADLSQADFGRKEIAIAETEMPGLMAIRKEFAASQPLKGARITGSLHMTIQTAVLIETLAALGAEVRWASCNIYSTQDHAAAAIAAAGIPVFAFKGESLTDYWNFTHRIFEWADGGYSNMILDDGGDATMLLHLGTKAEKDLSVLNNPGSEEEICLFESIKKTLKTDPTWYSKRLKEIKGVTEETTTGVHRLYEMHKKGELAFPAINVNDSVTKSKFDNLYGCRESLVDGIKRATDVMIAGKVAVVAGYGDVGKGSAQALRALSAQVWVTEIDPICALQAAMEGYRVVTMDYAADKADIFVTATGNKDIITHDHMVKMKDQSIVCNIGHFDNEIDIASVKKYQWENIKPQVDHIIFPDGKRIIMLAEGRLVNLGCGTGHPSFVMSSSFANQTIAQIELWQHIENYPVGVYVLPKHLDEKVARLHLEKIGAQLTELSPDQASYIGVKQVGPYKPDHYRY